A genomic stretch from Bosea sp. F3-2 includes:
- a CDS encoding alpha/beta fold hydrolase yields MAATGQDGVVLLHGILRRAASMKLLEQALAGEGYQVLNLDYPSRRQDLSEIVDGLHGPIATFEAALTGHLHFVTHSMGGLVARAYLSRFRPERLGRVVMLAPPNEGSEIADLLERNWLYRSAFGPAGGQLATRRSEELCRLLGAVDYLLGVIAGDRSLYVFASLVLPGSDDGRVSVERTRVAGMSDHIVLHTSHPLIMRDPEAVAQTIHFLQHGRFRR; encoded by the coding sequence ATGGCCGCAACCGGCCAAGACGGCGTCGTCCTGCTCCACGGCATCCTGCGCCGCGCGGCATCCATGAAGCTGCTCGAACAGGCGCTCGCAGGAGAGGGCTACCAGGTCCTCAATCTCGATTACCCCTCGCGCCGGCAGGATCTGTCTGAGATCGTGGACGGGCTTCACGGCCCGATCGCGACCTTCGAGGCAGCGTTGACCGGACATCTCCACTTCGTCACCCACTCGATGGGCGGGCTTGTCGCCCGCGCCTATCTCAGCCGGTTCCGGCCGGAGCGGCTCGGCCGCGTGGTCATGCTCGCCCCGCCGAACGAAGGCAGCGAGATCGCCGACCTGCTGGAGCGGAACTGGCTCTACCGCAGCGCCTTCGGCCCGGCGGGCGGGCAGCTCGCGACGCGGCGCAGCGAGGAGCTGTGCCGTCTGCTCGGGGCAGTGGACTACCTGCTCGGCGTCATCGCCGGCGATCGCTCGCTCTATGTCTTTGCGTCGCTGGTGCTGCCCGGCTCCGATGACGGGCGCGTCTCGGTCGAGCGGACCCGCGTCGCCGGCATGAGCGACCACATCGTGCTGCATACGAGCCATCCCCTGATCATGCGCGATCCGGAAGCGGTGGCGCAGACCATCCACTTCCTGCAGCACGGCCGCTTCAGGCGCTGA
- a CDS encoding XdhC family protein yields MISTDTDILRAAEAWSRGGRQVAIATVVETWGSAPRPVGSHLVIDGEGNFLGSVSGGCVEGAVVAEAADVIADGKARMLEFGVADETAWKVGLSCGGRIKVFVEKVN; encoded by the coding sequence ATGATCAGCACCGATACCGACATCCTGCGCGCCGCCGAGGCGTGGAGCCGCGGTGGCCGGCAGGTGGCGATCGCCACGGTGGTCGAGACCTGGGGCTCGGCGCCGCGGCCGGTCGGCTCACATCTCGTCATCGATGGCGAGGGCAATTTCCTCGGATCGGTCTCGGGCGGTTGCGTCGAGGGCGCCGTGGTGGCCGAGGCCGCCGACGTGATTGCCGACGGCAAGGCGCGCATGCTGGAGTTCGGCGTCGCCGACGAGACGGCCTGGAAGGTCGGCCTCTCCTGCGGCGGGCGCATCAAGGTCTTTGTCGAGAAGGTGAACTGA
- a CDS encoding LysE family translocator translates to MASWETLIAFATVTILVAYFPGPALLYTAAQTISHGRKAGLMAMLGIHLGCYVHVFAAAFGLSAVFKHVPELYVAVKIAGAIYLVWIGIGMIRSRLGAPDQPIAPQKTVKRALLDSFIVEILNPKVALFFIALLPQFVDPAGSLTVWVQFLILGTIVNFAFSSADLVTVFGASFVVGAMKKTKAGFAFGRWIGGSLMIGLGLKLAADRG, encoded by the coding sequence ATGGCTTCCTGGGAAACGCTGATCGCCTTCGCGACGGTGACGATCCTCGTCGCCTATTTTCCGGGACCGGCGCTGCTCTACACCGCCGCCCAGACCATCAGCCATGGCCGCAAGGCTGGCCTGATGGCGATGCTCGGCATCCATCTCGGCTGCTATGTGCACGTCTTTGCCGCCGCTTTCGGCCTCTCCGCCGTGTTCAAGCACGTGCCGGAGCTCTACGTGGCCGTGAAGATCGCGGGAGCGATCTATCTGGTCTGGATCGGCATCGGCATGATCCGCTCGCGCCTGGGCGCGCCCGATCAGCCGATCGCGCCGCAGAAGACGGTGAAGCGCGCCCTGCTCGATTCCTTCATCGTCGAGATCCTGAACCCGAAGGTCGCGCTGTTCTTCATCGCGCTCCTGCCGCAGTTCGTCGATCCGGCCGGCTCGCTGACGGTCTGGGTGCAGTTCCTGATCCTCGGCACGATCGTCAACTTCGCCTTCTCCTCGGCCGATCTCGTCACCGTCTTCGGCGCCTCCTTCGTCGTGGGCGCGATGAAGAAGACCAAGGCGGGCTTCGCCTTCGGACGCTGGATTGGCGGCTCGCTGATGATCGGGCTCGGGTTGAAGCTCGCGGCGGACAGGGGCTGA
- a CDS encoding XdhC family protein: MDLSVLATLNSEREARRATVLVTDIASGAQRLVKQAAIAGDPLAEPLERQLRMGKSGMIEVEGVQYFLTVQAPHPRIVVTGAVHISQAMAPMAKTLDLDLVIIDPRTAFATPERFPESELLAEWPDEAIGRIGLDSYTAFVALTHDPKIDDPGLEAALRSDCFYVGALGSRKTHGRRVERLTAAGFDAATIERIHAPIGLDIGAVSPAEIALAILAEIVSTLRGPRRKPA, translated from the coding sequence GTGGATCTCTCGGTCCTTGCGACGCTCAATTCCGAGCGGGAGGCACGCCGCGCGACCGTGCTCGTCACCGATATCGCCAGCGGTGCGCAGCGGCTCGTCAAGCAGGCCGCGATTGCCGGCGACCCGCTGGCCGAGCCGCTGGAGCGGCAGCTGCGCATGGGCAAGAGCGGCATGATCGAGGTCGAGGGCGTTCAGTACTTTCTGACCGTGCAGGCCCCGCATCCGCGGATCGTGGTGACAGGGGCGGTTCATATCTCGCAGGCGATGGCGCCGATGGCGAAGACACTCGATCTCGACCTCGTCATCATCGACCCCCGCACCGCCTTCGCGACACCCGAGCGCTTTCCGGAGAGCGAATTGCTGGCGGAATGGCCGGACGAGGCGATCGGCCGGATCGGCCTCGACAGCTACACCGCCTTCGTCGCCCTGACCCATGATCCGAAGATCGATGATCCCGGCCTGGAAGCGGCGCTGCGATCGGACTGCTTCTATGTCGGCGCGCTCGGCAGCCGGAAGACCCATGGCAGGCGCGTCGAACGCCTGACCGCGGCCGGCTTCGATGCTGCCACGATCGAACGCATTCACGCGCCGATCGGGCTCGATATCGGCGCGGTTTCGCCGGCGGAGATCGCGCTCGCAATCCTGGCCGAGATTGTCTCGACCTTGCGCGGCCCGCGCCGCAAGCCGGCCTGA
- a CDS encoding molybdopterin-binding/glycosyltransferase family 2 protein, which translates to MRFGPVTIAEAVGCIAAHTIRAGGATVKKGATITAELAARLREAGVQEIVAVRLEPGDIGENAAAERLAEQMTGEAITAEAPFTGRVNMFATTAGVLKIDVAAIDAFNAVDEAITVATLPALKAVVAGELVATVKIIPYAVAETQVQEALAALGAGPAIAVAPYRPARVAVISTLLPGLKPSVVDKTLRIMEERLAPAQATLAADKRVPHEPQPLAAAIAEQAKGNADIIVVFGASAITDRRDVIPQALVEAGGEVEHLGMPVDPGNLLMLGRLEGKPVIGAPGCARSPKENSFDWVLQRSLAGIRVGRSDVQRMGVGGLLMEIVSRPQPRAPGHGEAGSVAGIVLAAGQSTRMGARNKLLQPLRGKPILRHAVEAQLEAGLSPVFVVTGHEQDAVAAALADLPVRIVHNPDYASGLASSLKTGIAALPVEVRGAVVSLGDMPNVTPNVIERLTEAHGARPEALAVVPTLFGQRGNPVLLAREVFPAVSLLTGDRGARRLLDEAGERVVEVAFEDPAIAIDVDTPEALRALQG; encoded by the coding sequence ATGAGATTCGGGCCCGTCACCATCGCCGAGGCTGTCGGCTGCATCGCGGCGCATACGATTCGCGCCGGCGGAGCGACCGTGAAGAAGGGCGCCACGATCACGGCGGAGCTGGCGGCAAGGCTCCGCGAAGCCGGCGTCCAGGAGATCGTCGCGGTCCGGCTGGAGCCCGGCGATATCGGCGAGAACGCCGCCGCCGAGCGCCTGGCTGAACAGATGACCGGCGAGGCCATCACAGCCGAGGCGCCCTTCACGGGCCGGGTCAACATGTTCGCGACCACGGCCGGCGTTCTCAAGATCGATGTGGCCGCCATCGATGCGTTCAATGCGGTGGATGAGGCGATTACGGTCGCGACTCTGCCGGCCCTCAAGGCGGTCGTGGCGGGCGAGCTCGTCGCGACGGTGAAGATCATTCCCTATGCGGTTGCCGAGACGCAGGTGCAGGAGGCGCTGGCGGCGCTCGGGGCCGGGCCGGCCATCGCGGTCGCACCCTATCGTCCAGCGCGCGTGGCGGTGATCTCGACCCTGCTGCCGGGCCTCAAGCCGAGCGTCGTCGACAAGACCCTGCGGATCATGGAGGAGCGTCTGGCGCCGGCACAGGCCACGCTGGCGGCAGACAAGCGCGTTCCGCATGAGCCGCAGCCGCTCGCCGCGGCGATTGCCGAGCAGGCGAAGGGGAATGCCGACATCATCGTGGTGTTTGGCGCCTCGGCGATCACCGACCGACGCGACGTCATCCCGCAGGCGCTGGTGGAGGCCGGCGGCGAGGTCGAGCATCTCGGCATGCCGGTCGATCCCGGCAATCTGTTGATGCTCGGCAGGCTCGAAGGCAAGCCGGTGATCGGGGCGCCGGGCTGCGCCCGCTCGCCGAAGGAAAACAGCTTCGACTGGGTGCTGCAGCGCAGCCTCGCCGGCATTCGGGTCGGACGCTCGGACGTCCAGCGCATGGGCGTCGGCGGGTTGCTGATGGAGATCGTCTCGCGGCCGCAACCGCGCGCGCCCGGGCATGGTGAGGCCGGCTCGGTTGCTGGAATCGTCCTCGCTGCCGGGCAGTCGACGCGCATGGGCGCGCGCAACAAGCTGCTTCAGCCGCTGCGTGGCAAGCCGATCCTGCGCCACGCCGTGGAGGCGCAGCTCGAAGCTGGCCTGTCACCGGTCTTCGTCGTCACCGGTCACGAGCAGGATGCTGTCGCGGCTGCCCTTGCGGATTTGCCTGTCCGGATCGTGCACAATCCCGATTATGCCTCTGGCCTGGCGAGTTCCTTGAAGACCGGGATCGCCGCCCTGCCTGTCGAGGTCCGGGGCGCGGTGGTTTCGCTCGGCGACATGCCGAACGTGACCCCGAATGTGATCGAGCGGCTGACCGAGGCGCATGGGGCGCGGCCGGAGGCGCTCGCCGTGGTGCCCACGCTGTTCGGGCAGCGGGGCAACCCCGTGCTGCTGGCACGAGAAGTCTTTCCGGCGGTGTCGTTGCTCACGGGCGATCGCGGTGCGAGGCGGCTGCTCGACGAGGCCGGCGAGCGGGTGGTCGAGGTCGCGTTCGAAGACCCGGCGATCGCGATCGACGTCGATACGCCGGAGGCCTTGCGGGCGTTGCAGGGCTGA
- the bcsS gene encoding cellulose biosynthesis protein BcsS has protein sequence MAYGWSKAKLTGLALFATAAPLDLPRAEEESDERSPISMVIFSSLEAGPTKTFVSVGMKRALGSGLAESGFRLFLKAGGSQEQTRRQPPHGTTYKAESQAMLGYEWRVGDSFLALYAGSDFESEQRIETFGPSMITKRYGARLQADLWAVPADRMMLQANAYVSSVDHRLWGRVAPGWQMPMGFYVGPEVEAYRERNYRKLRLGLHLTGLRFLGLEWRLSGGWQRTSDQPSEAYGTLGLHWLG, from the coding sequence GTGGCGTATGGCTGGAGCAAGGCCAAACTGACCGGGCTGGCGCTTTTCGCGACAGCCGCTCCGCTTGATCTGCCCCGTGCCGAGGAGGAATCCGACGAGCGTTCGCCCATCTCGATGGTGATATTCAGCTCGCTGGAGGCAGGGCCGACGAAGACCTTCGTATCGGTCGGCATGAAACGGGCGCTCGGCAGCGGGCTCGCCGAAAGCGGCTTCCGGCTGTTCCTCAAGGCCGGAGGCTCACAGGAGCAGACGCGGCGCCAGCCACCGCATGGCACTACCTACAAGGCCGAGTCACAGGCGATGCTGGGCTATGAATGGCGCGTCGGCGACAGCTTCCTCGCGCTTTATGCCGGCTCCGACTTCGAAAGCGAGCAGCGCATCGAAACCTTCGGCCCATCGATGATCACGAAGCGCTACGGCGCGCGGCTCCAGGCCGATCTCTGGGCCGTGCCTGCCGATCGCATGATGCTGCAGGCCAACGCCTATGTTTCCTCGGTCGATCATCGGCTCTGGGGGCGCGTCGCACCCGGCTGGCAAATGCCGATGGGGTTCTATGTCGGCCCTGAGGTCGAGGCCTACCGCGAGCGCAACTACCGCAAGCTGCGGCTCGGACTTCACCTCACGGGCCTGCGCTTCCTCGGTCTGGAATGGCGCCTGTCCGGCGGCTGGCAGAGAACCAGCGACCAACCATCGGAGGCCTACGGCACGCTTGGGCTGCACTGGTTGGGCTAG
- a CDS encoding usg protein produces the protein MVSADFIKQLEGYGLTTATILYRMPDHLSVLQTYIWQQYDVAPRFPVLQDFLAFWRRELDGPLHSVTIAHSRLIRPAEIRSLNGVLTLH, from the coding sequence ATGGTCTCGGCAGATTTCATCAAGCAGCTGGAAGGCTACGGGCTGACAACGGCGACGATCCTCTACCGGATGCCGGATCATCTCAGCGTCCTGCAGACCTATATCTGGCAGCAATACGACGTGGCACCGCGCTTTCCGGTGCTCCAGGATTTCCTCGCCTTCTGGCGGCGCGAGCTCGATGGACCGCTGCACTCGGTCACCATCGCGCATTCGCGCCTGATCCGGCCGGCCGAAATCCGCAGCCTGAATGGTGTGCTGACGCTGCATTGA
- a CDS encoding exopolysaccharide biosynthesis protein — protein MSSSLRTSGLLTALAGLPGERIAVGTIVAALQDRAYALLVVLLGLPNCLPMPPPIPLVCGLVLAFIALQMLMGRRMPWLPKALLSRSIGKPELNRAVERALPALVRLERFSKPRLTMLGSPYAVPVLGLLMLVLALGLIVAAPLIGQIPLGLAVCLVGLGLVERDGVLIIIGAVFGAAGLLLSAGFAYAIFSGIHELLF, from the coding sequence TTGTCATCTTCCCTGCGCACCTCCGGACTTCTGACGGCGCTCGCCGGACTGCCCGGGGAACGGATCGCGGTCGGTACGATCGTCGCCGCGCTTCAGGACCGGGCCTATGCCCTGCTCGTCGTGCTGCTCGGCCTGCCGAACTGCCTGCCGATGCCGCCGCCGATCCCGCTGGTCTGCGGCCTGGTCCTCGCCTTCATCGCCCTGCAGATGCTGATGGGCCGGCGGATGCCGTGGCTGCCGAAGGCGCTGCTCTCCCGCAGCATTGGCAAGCCCGAGCTCAATCGCGCCGTCGAGCGGGCGCTGCCAGCCCTGGTCCGGCTCGAACGCTTCTCCAAGCCGCGCCTGACGATGCTGGGCAGTCCCTACGCCGTCCCGGTGCTGGGGCTGCTGATGCTGGTCCTGGCGCTGGGCCTGATCGTCGCCGCCCCCCTCATCGGCCAGATTCCGCTCGGCCTCGCCGTCTGCCTGGTCGGGCTCGGCCTGGTCGAGCGCGACGGGGTGCTGATCATCATCGGTGCGGTGTTTGGCGCGGCGGGGCTGCTGCTCAGCGCCGGCTTCGCCTACGCGATCTTCAGCGGCATCCACGAACTGCTGTTCTAG
- a CDS encoding EAL domain-containing protein: MLQPFAAKMTNAGSSARMFASTVVTLGCAFLLLMAAGIGVVIAITREANRLEAQRQAERVETAFNAQIRLNELRLQSLTATGELPDALQEDDPKVALQAAFKRLRGQLVDFDGAYIASARGIVLAGTETDTQLVRSGAEGLRHLEAFLRGAKEFPVSVAVGEELLPQFGTTRSTIVRDGDETLMLTVVDLSRVVPFSAASMPETLFLIAYRHISTSLLAELSDRYRVADIRLVSAQPGDRLNGLALRGPDGTASGWLSWTPARPGDVMLHRFLWALIAVALLFSAIFIFVVQRLRAAAGQIELRERQIQRLAGQDELSLLPNRRSFDLTLDQTLADLQRDGQGLAVMLIDLDRFKAVNDTYGHTAGDELIRQVAARLVSATQAGGTVARIGGDEFGIIQTQATPAGCTALAERILARLTEPFIVMGIEVTIGCSIGIAMAPRDGKDREMLLRLADTALYQSKNSGRNRFAFFETQMNRSLQLKRMVEDDLRRAIENDELTLHYQPQVSVDGSTVVGVEALVRWPHPVHGMIPPSDFIAIAEERGLIMPLSEWVLRRACIEARRWSGVRLAVNVSPIQFRHKDFVANVIRIIEETDFDPAQLELELTEGVLIEDADAAETAMMDIRAHGVGLALDDFGTGYSSLIYLRRFAFDKIKIDRSFLEYMEATGESAILVHSMAHLGRALGLRVCAEGVETAEQHRFLQAIGCHELQGFLFSKAVPAHEIDRLLGLDNPFAEVLIAA; encoded by the coding sequence ATGCTGCAACCGTTTGCCGCGAAGATGACGAATGCGGGGTCCTCCGCTCGTATGTTCGCGAGCACGGTGGTGACGCTCGGCTGCGCGTTCCTGCTCCTGATGGCCGCCGGCATCGGCGTCGTCATCGCCATCACGCGTGAGGCCAATCGTCTCGAGGCGCAACGCCAGGCCGAACGGGTTGAGACCGCCTTCAATGCCCAGATCAGGCTCAATGAGCTGCGCCTGCAGAGCCTGACTGCGACCGGCGAGCTGCCGGATGCCTTGCAGGAGGACGATCCGAAGGTCGCTCTTCAAGCGGCCTTCAAACGCCTGCGCGGCCAGCTCGTCGATTTCGACGGGGCCTATATTGCATCCGCGCGCGGCATCGTGCTGGCCGGCACCGAGACGGACACGCAGTTGGTCCGATCCGGCGCGGAGGGATTGCGCCACCTCGAGGCGTTCCTGCGCGGCGCCAAGGAGTTTCCGGTTTCCGTTGCCGTCGGCGAGGAGCTCCTCCCGCAGTTCGGAACCACGCGCTCGACCATCGTCCGGGACGGGGATGAAACCCTGATGCTGACGGTTGTCGACCTCTCACGCGTCGTGCCGTTCAGCGCCGCGAGCATGCCTGAAACGCTCTTCCTGATTGCGTATCGGCACATATCGACAAGCCTGCTGGCGGAGCTGTCCGACCGCTATCGCGTTGCCGATATCCGCCTGGTCTCCGCGCAGCCGGGCGACAGGCTCAACGGGCTGGCATTGCGCGGCCCTGACGGCACGGCCTCCGGTTGGCTGAGCTGGACGCCGGCGCGCCCCGGCGACGTCATGCTGCATCGGTTCCTCTGGGCCCTGATTGCGGTGGCCCTGCTGTTCTCGGCGATCTTCATTTTCGTGGTCCAGCGTCTGCGCGCGGCCGCCGGGCAGATCGAGTTGCGCGAGCGCCAGATCCAGCGCCTCGCCGGCCAGGACGAGCTCTCGCTCCTGCCGAACCGGCGCAGCTTCGACCTGACTCTCGACCAGACCCTCGCCGATCTGCAGCGGGATGGCCAAGGCCTTGCCGTGATGCTGATCGACCTCGATCGCTTCAAGGCGGTCAACGACACCTATGGCCATACGGCGGGCGACGAGTTGATCAGGCAGGTCGCCGCGCGGCTCGTCAGCGCCACGCAGGCCGGAGGCACCGTCGCGCGCATCGGGGGCGACGAGTTCGGCATCATCCAGACGCAGGCGACGCCCGCCGGTTGCACCGCGCTGGCGGAACGCATCCTTGCGCGCCTCACCGAGCCCTTCATCGTCATGGGCATCGAGGTCACCATCGGCTGCTCGATCGGTATCGCGATGGCCCCGCGCGACGGCAAGGATCGCGAGATGCTGCTGAGGCTCGCGGATACGGCGCTCTACCAGTCCAAGAACAGCGGCCGGAATCGTTTCGCCTTCTTCGAAACGCAGATGAACCGGTCGCTCCAGCTCAAGCGGATGGTCGAGGACGATCTGCGTCGCGCCATCGAGAACGACGAGCTGACGCTGCACTATCAGCCGCAGGTTTCGGTCGACGGCTCCACCGTCGTCGGCGTCGAGGCGCTGGTGCGCTGGCCGCACCCGGTGCACGGCATGATCCCGCCATCGGACTTCATCGCCATCGCCGAGGAGCGTGGCCTGATCATGCCATTGAGCGAATGGGTGCTGCGACGCGCCTGCATCGAAGCCCGGCGCTGGTCGGGTGTCCGGCTCGCCGTCAACGTCTCGCCGATCCAGTTCCGCCACAAGGACTTTGTCGCCAACGTCATCCGCATCATCGAGGAGACTGATTTCGATCCGGCGCAGCTGGAGCTCGAGCTCACCGAAGGCGTGCTGATCGAGGATGCCGATGCGGCAGAGACCGCGATGATGGATATCCGCGCTCATGGCGTCGGCCTGGCACTCGACGATTTCGGCACCGGCTATTCGAGCCTGATCTATCTGCGGCGCTTCGCCTTCGACAAGATCAAGATCGACCGCTCCTTCCTCGAATACATGGAAGCGACCGGCGAATCTGCGATTCTGGTTCACTCCATGGCGCATCTCGGCCGGGCGCTTGGCCTGCGCGTCTGCGCCGAAGGCGTCGAAACGGCCGAGCAGCATCGCTTCCTGCAGGCGATCGGCTGCCACGAGCTTCAGGGCTTCCTGTTCTCGAAGGCCGTGCCGGCCCATGAGATCGACCGGCTGCTGGGTCTCGACAACCCTTTTGCTGAAGTCCTCATCGCCGCCTGA
- a CDS encoding peptidase encodes MTYCAGILVQDGLVMIADTRTNAGLDDISTFRKLHVFSWPGDRNFGLMTAGNLSITQSVVSFLQEGLPNPETGEIDTLHNASSMFRAAQLVGRCIRHVREIDGTALEEARVKFDISMLFGGQIKGQPMRLFMVYGAGNFIECGMDAPFLQIGEHKYGKPILDRAVTFKTHLYDALKVGLISMDSTMRSNLGVGLPIDLIVMRRDADDLELNRRIEAGEPYFHDLRERWSAALRAAHMAIPRPPYAPSDS; translated from the coding sequence GTGACCTACTGCGCTGGAATCCTCGTGCAGGATGGCCTCGTCATGATCGCCGATACCCGCACCAATGCCGGGCTCGACGACATCTCGACCTTCCGCAAGCTCCATGTCTTCTCGTGGCCGGGCGACCGGAACTTCGGTCTGATGACCGCCGGCAACCTCTCGATCACCCAGTCCGTGGTCAGTTTCCTGCAAGAAGGCCTGCCCAACCCCGAGACCGGGGAGATCGACACCTTGCATAACGCGAGCTCGATGTTCCGCGCCGCCCAACTGGTCGGCCGCTGCATCCGGCATGTCCGCGAGATCGACGGCACGGCCCTGGAGGAAGCACGGGTCAAGTTCGACATCTCGATGCTGTTCGGCGGCCAGATCAAGGGCCAGCCGATGCGGCTCTTCATGGTCTACGGCGCCGGCAACTTCATCGAATGCGGCATGGACGCACCCTTCCTCCAGATCGGCGAGCACAAATACGGCAAGCCGATTCTCGATCGCGCGGTGACCTTCAAGACGCATCTCTACGACGCCCTCAAGGTCGGGCTGATCTCGATGGATTCGACGATGCGCTCCAATCTCGGCGTTGGCTTGCCGATCGACCTCATCGTCATGCGGCGTGATGCCGACGATCTCGAACTCAACCGGCGGATCGAGGCTGGAGAGCCCTATTTCCACGACCTGCGCGAGCGCTGGTCCGCCGCTTTGCGCGCGGCCCATATGGCGATCCCCCGCCCGCCTTACGCCCCCTCCGACTCCTGA
- a CDS encoding transglutaminase family protein, which yields MRIRISHTISYDYAEPARHITQILRLTPRDHDGQHVMSWRIEPSVDGRLRATQDAHGNIVHSFYAEGPISSLGIRIDGLIETIDLAGVVRGGLERVPCDVYRRETLLTEQDEALRSFADEVTAGAATPLSQMHALMAAVGDRMNCVDASGRSSVGAIAAFAAQEAIAQDMAHVFMACARHLGMPARCVSGYVAQSDDLPHGNGAHAWAEVHLDDYGWIGFDCANGLCPIDTHVRVAVGLDFADAAPVRGSRQGGEGENLKVLVSAREAEGRFANQ from the coding sequence ATGCGGATCAGGATTTCCCACACGATCAGCTACGATTACGCCGAGCCGGCGCGCCACATCACGCAGATTCTGCGCCTGACGCCGCGCGACCATGACGGCCAGCATGTGATGTCCTGGCGCATCGAGCCGAGCGTCGACGGCCGCTTGCGCGCCACGCAGGATGCGCACGGCAACATCGTCCATAGCTTCTACGCGGAAGGCCCGATCTCCTCGCTCGGCATCCGCATTGACGGGCTGATCGAGACCATCGATCTCGCCGGTGTGGTTCGCGGCGGTCTCGAACGGGTTCCCTGCGATGTCTATCGACGCGAGACCCTGCTGACGGAGCAGGACGAAGCGCTCCGCAGCTTCGCCGACGAGGTTACGGCGGGCGCCGCCACGCCGTTGTCGCAGATGCATGCTCTGATGGCAGCCGTCGGCGACCGGATGAATTGCGTCGATGCCAGCGGCCGCAGCAGTGTCGGCGCGATCGCAGCCTTTGCCGCGCAGGAGGCGATCGCACAGGATATGGCCCATGTCTTCATGGCCTGCGCCCGGCATCTCGGCATGCCCGCCCGCTGCGTCTCGGGCTATGTCGCGCAATCCGACGACCTGCCGCACGGCAACGGCGCCCATGCCTGGGCGGAGGTTCATCTGGACGACTATGGCTGGATTGGTTTCGACTGCGCCAACGGCCTGTGCCCGATCGACACGCATGTTCGCGTGGCCGTGGGGCTCGACTTCGCCGACGCCGCGCCGGTCCGCGGCTCGCGTCAGGGCGGCGAAGGCGAGAATCTCAAGGTGCTCGTCAGCGCCCGTGAGGCCGAGGGCCGTTTCGCCAACCAGTGA
- a CDS encoding alpha-E domain-containing protein, whose protein sequence is MLSRTADSLYWVSRYVERAEYLARILDATTRLTNLPSTYGGAGTEWQSAVSTAGCEDTFAQAYGEANERNVCDFLTFNPDNPSSIRNCLAQARSNARAVRTALTSEMWDALNGAWLELQRFEKKRMDREEFARFLDWVKNVSLVFDGSAYRTMLRDDGYWFSRLGVYLERADNTARILDVKYHVLLPANEQVGGSLDYFQWTTVLREVSALTAYHWVYREAVKPILIADLLILNRRMPRSLAACYESISRFLDHLGDAYGRQGPAQRQARKTLAGLSNTRIDDVFEHGLHEFIEEFITENNRLGNTIFEQYLQ, encoded by the coding sequence ATGCTCTCGCGTACCGCCGACAGCCTCTACTGGGTCTCCCGCTATGTCGAGCGGGCCGAATATCTCGCCCGCATCCTCGACGCCACGACCCGCCTCACCAACCTGCCCAGCACCTATGGCGGCGCCGGCACGGAATGGCAGAGCGCGGTCTCCACCGCCGGCTGCGAAGACACCTTCGCCCAGGCCTATGGCGAGGCGAACGAGCGCAATGTCTGCGATTTCCTGACCTTCAACCCGGACAACCCCTCCTCGATCCGCAACTGCCTCGCTCAGGCGCGCTCCAATGCGCGGGCCGTCCGCACGGCGCTGACCTCGGAGATGTGGGACGCACTGAACGGCGCCTGGCTCGAGCTGCAGCGGTTCGAGAAGAAACGGATGGACCGCGAGGAATTCGCCCGCTTCCTCGATTGGGTGAAGAACGTCTCGCTGGTCTTCGACGGCTCGGCCTACCGCACCATGCTGCGTGACGACGGCTACTGGTTCTCCCGCCTCGGCGTCTATCTCGAGCGCGCCGACAACACCGCCCGCATCCTGGACGTGAAGTACCATGTGCTGCTGCCGGCCAACGAGCAGGTCGGCGGCTCGCTCGACTACTTCCAGTGGACGACAGTGCTGCGCGAGGTTTCCGCGCTGACCGCCTATCACTGGGTCTATCGCGAGGCGGTGAAGCCGATCCTGATCGCCGATCTGCTGATCCTGAACCGCCGCATGCCCCGGTCGCTCGCCGCCTGCTACGAAAGCATCTCGCGCTTCCTCGACCATCTCGGCGATGCCTATGGCCGACAGGGTCCGGCCCAGCGCCAGGCGCGCAAGACGCTGGCGGGCCTCAGCAACACCCGGATCGACGATGTCTTCGAGCACGGGCTGCACGAATTCATCGAGGAGTTCATCACAGAGAACAACCGCCTCGGCAACACCATCTTCGAGCAGTATCTGCAATGA